A single genomic interval of Nomascus leucogenys isolate Asia chromosome 3, Asia_NLE_v1, whole genome shotgun sequence harbors:
- the BBIP1 gene encoding BBSome-interacting protein 1 isoform X1, whose amino-acid sequence MLKAAARRPELSGKNTISNNSDMAEVKSMFREVLPKQGPLFVEDITTMVLCKPKLLPLKSLTLEKLEKMHQAAQNTIRQQEMAEKDQQQITH is encoded by the exons ATGCTTAAAGCTGCAGCAAGAAGACCAGAACTTTCAG GAAAAAACACTATATCCAACAACTCAGATATGGCGGAAGTGAAGTCAATGTTCCGGGAAGTTCTTCCAAAACAAG GGCCATTGTTTGTGGAAGATATAACCACAATGGTGCTGTGTAAACCCAAACTTTTACCCTTAAAATCTCTGACTCTggaaaaactagagaaaatgCATCAAGCAGCACAGAATACAATTCGCCAACAAGAAATGGCAGAAAAGGATCAACAGCAAATAACCCACTGA
- the BBIP1 gene encoding BBSome-interacting protein 1 isoform X2, whose amino-acid sequence MAEVKSMFREVLPKQGPLFVEDITTMVLCKPKLLPLKSLTLEKLEKMHQAAQNTIRQQEMAEKDQQQITH is encoded by the exons ATGGCGGAAGTGAAGTCAATGTTCCGGGAAGTTCTTCCAAAACAAG GGCCATTGTTTGTGGAAGATATAACCACAATGGTGCTGTGTAAACCCAAACTTTTACCCTTAAAATCTCTGACTCTggaaaaactagagaaaatgCATCAAGCAGCACAGAATACAATTCGCCAACAAGAAATGGCAGAAAAGGATCAACAGCAAATAACCCACTGA